One Phragmites australis chromosome 23, lpPhrAust1.1, whole genome shotgun sequence DNA window includes the following coding sequences:
- the LOC133906242 gene encoding SWI/SNF complex subunit SWI3C homolog isoform X2, which produces MPRKASSSADARSNWRKRKRTANPSPSKQPADHSDDSDSAAATNGFGGGDDDAPHAASANGGGGTLAAAAAGDDDTVLDLREAEVFSSAEPVSGFPAAVRRAVGRPHPSVLAVVAAERAAAGASGAPSTPAPSPALENISHGQLQVRSAMLPDHPSLSDDPDKPSTYVCTPHPLMEGRGVPKQFYGKLHIVPRHSDWFIPTTVHRLERQVVPQYFSGKSQGHTPEKYMMLRNKVIAKYLERPEKRLVFAECQGLVTSTAELYDLSRILRFLESWGIINYLAAGSAHRGLRMAASLIKEETTGELQLVSAPMKSIDGLILFDRPKCSIRAEDIASVVSTSSAPVVANGDAAADLDEKIWEHLSESSCSFCSKPLTDLHYESQKEANIFLCSDCFHNARFVPGHSSLDFQRMDGTKDGSDTDGDRWTDQETLLLLEGIEKFNDNWNHIAEHVGTKSKAQCIHHFIRLPVEDGWLENIEVPEASLPFRMQSNGFLHSDSNGSTSGCFPQSSQPRNQIPFINSANPVMSLVAFLASKVGPRVAASCASAALSVLTRDDSRMCSEGIDAIGHAAHRNYEIIVKHNQSSSETEPSSSISHEAVKNAAMCGLSAAATKSKLFADQEEREIQRLAATIINHQLKRLELKLKQFAEVETMLLKESERLEGMRQQLAAQRARMLSARFASTGGTLPGGSSTMASNPMNQVTSPRPPLMPSSMPQSSMPALYTNNMQGHPQMALLQQQRQQMLSFGPRLPLSAIHPGSSSSAPNIMFNPGMPNPASPNHHPLLRPPSGNNSNVG; this is translated from the exons ACCACTCCGACGACTCCGACTCCGCCGCAGCCACGAACggcttcggcggcggcgacgacgacgcgcCCCACGCCGCTTCCGCCAACGGGGGCGGAGGAACCCTagcagctgccgccgccggcgatgaCGACACCGTGCTCGACCTCCGCGAGGCGGAGGTGTTCTCCTCCGCCGAGCCCGTCTCCGGCTTCCCCGCCGCAGTCCGACGCGCCGTCGGCCGGCCCCACCCCTCGGTGCTTGCTGTCGTCGCGGCGGAGCGCGCCGCGGCCGGTGCCAGTGGTGCTCCGTCCACCCCAGCTCCGTCGCCCGCGCTCGAGAACATTTCTCACGGGCAGCTCCAGGTGCGCTCGGCCATGCTGCCAGACCACCCGTCCCTGTCCGACGACCCTGACAAGCCGTCCACCTATGTCTGCACCCCACATCCGCTCATGGAGGGCCGTGGCGTGCCCAAGCAGTTCTACGGCAAACTACACATCGTGCCAAGGCACTCAG ATTGGTTCATACCGACGACGGTGCACAGGTTGGAGAGGCAGGTGGTGCCACAATACTTCTCAGGGAAGTCCCAAGGGCACACACCAGAGAAGTACATGATGTTAAGGAATAAAGTGATTGCGAAGTATTTGGAGCGACCTGAGAAGCGACttgtgtttgccgagtgccagggGCTTGTCACAAGCACGGCTGAATTGTATGACCTGAGTAGGATACTTAGGTTCTTGGAAAGTTGGGGGATCATTAATTACCTAGCAGCCGGGTCTGCGCACCGGGGCCTGAGGATGGCAGCATCGCTAATCAAGGAGGAGACAACAGGGGAACTGCAGCTGGTATCTGCACCAATGAAATCGATTGATGGTTTGATTTTGTTTGACCGGCCAAAATGCAGTATCCGGGCTGAGGATATAGCTTCTGTGGTGTCAACTTCATCTGCTCCAGTGGTGGCAAATGGTGATGCTGCTGCAGATTTGGATGAGAAGATCTGGGAGCACTTATCAGAGAGTTCTTGTAGTTTCTGCTCAAAACCTTTGACCGACTTGCACTACGAATCACAAAAGGAG GCAAACATTTTTCTTTGTTCAGATTGCTTCCACAATGCAAGATTTGTTCCTGGGCACTCAAGCTTAGATTTTCAGAGAATGGATGGGACAAAAGATGGATCAGACACTGATGGGGACAGATGGACTGATCAGGAAACTTTACTGTTGTTGGAGGGCATAGAGAAGTTCAATGATAACTGGAATCATATTGCGGAGCATGTTGGAACAAAGTCAAAGGCACAATGTATTCATCATTTTATTCGTCTTCCTGTGGAAGATGGTTGGTTAGAGAACATTGAAGTGCCAGAAGCATCCCTTCCATTCAGAATGCAAAGCAATGGATTTTTGCATTCAGATTCCAATGGTAGTACTTCAG GTTGCTTTCCTCAAAGTAGCCAACCTAGAAACCAGATTCCATTCATTAATTCTGCTAATCCAGTCATGTCACTG GTTGCATTTTTGGCCTCTAAAGTAGGACCAAGAGTTGCAGCATCCTGTGCAAGTGCAGCATTATCTGTTTTGACAAGAGATGATTCCAG GATGTGTTCAGAAGGCATTGATGCTATAGGTCATGCTGCTCATCGTAACTACG AGATTATTGTAAAACACAATCAATCTTCTTCTGAAACAGAACCCTCATCATCCATCTCTCATGAAGCTGTCAAAAACGCTGCAATGTGTGGCTtgtcagcagcagcaacaaagaGTAAACTTTTTGCAGATCAGGAGGAGCGTGAAATTCAGAGATTAGCTGCCACCATCATAAATCATCAG TTAAAGAGAttggagttgaagttgaagcagTTTGCTGAGGTTGAGACCATGCTCTTGAAGGAAAGCGAGCGGCTTGAGGGGATGAGGCAGCAGCTGGCAGCTCAGCGTGCCCGGATGTTGTCAGCTCGGTTTGCTTCCACAGGAGGCACTCTACCGGGAGGCAGCAGTACCATGGCTTCAAATCCAATGAACCAGGTCACCAGCCCTAGACCACCGTTAATGCCAAGCTCAATGCCACAGTCCAGCATGCCGGCATTGTACACCAATAACATGCAGGGGCACCCCCAGATGGccctgctgcagcagcagcggcaaCAGATGCTCTCGTTCGGGCCTCGCTTGCCGCTCTCAGCAATCCATCCTGGCTCATCCTCGTCGGCGCCCAACATCATGTTCAACCCTGGGATGCCCAATCCGGCAAGTCCTAATCACCATCCCTTGTTGAGACCACCCTCAGGGAACAATTCGAATGTAGGTTAG
- the LOC133906242 gene encoding SWI/SNF complex subunit SWI3C homolog isoform X3, whose protein sequence is MPRKASSSADARSNWRKRKRTANPSPSKQPADHSDDSDSAAATNGFGGGDDDAPHAASANGGGGTLAAAAAGDDDTVLDLREAEVFSSAEPVSGFPAAVRRAVGRPHPSVLAVVAAERAAAGASGAPSTPAPSPALENISHGQLQVRSAMLPDHPSLSDDPDKPSTYVCTPHPLMEGRGVPKQFYGKLHIVPRHSDWFIPTTVHRLERQVVPQYFSGKSQGHTPEKYMMLRNKVIAKYLERPEKRLVFAECQGLVTSTAELYDLSRILRFLESWGIINYLAAGSAHRGLRMAASLIKEETTGELQLVSAPMKSIDGLILFDRPKCSIRAEDIASVVSTSSAPVVANGDAAADLDEKIWEHLSESSCSFCSKPLTDLHYESQKEANIFLCSDCFHNARFVPGHSSLDFQRMDGTKDGSDTDGDRWTDQETLLLLEGIEKFNDNWNHIAEHVGTKSKAQCIHHFIRLPVEDGWLENIEVPEASLPFRMQSNGFLHSDSNGSTSGCFPQSSQPRNQIPFINSANPVMSLVAFLASKVGPRVAASCASAALSVLTRDDSRMCSEGIDAIGHAAHRNYEPSSSISHEAVKNAAMCGLSAAATKSKLFADQEEREIQRLAATIINHQLKRLELKLKQFAEVETMLLKESERLEGMRQQLAAQRARMLSARFASTGGTLPGGSSTMASNPMNQVTSPRPPLMPSSMPQSSMPALYTNNMQGHPQMALLQQQRQQMLSFGPRLPLSAIHPGSSSSAPNIMFNPGMPNPASPNHHPLLRPPSGNNSNVG, encoded by the exons ACCACTCCGACGACTCCGACTCCGCCGCAGCCACGAACggcttcggcggcggcgacgacgacgcgcCCCACGCCGCTTCCGCCAACGGGGGCGGAGGAACCCTagcagctgccgccgccggcgatgaCGACACCGTGCTCGACCTCCGCGAGGCGGAGGTGTTCTCCTCCGCCGAGCCCGTCTCCGGCTTCCCCGCCGCAGTCCGACGCGCCGTCGGCCGGCCCCACCCCTCGGTGCTTGCTGTCGTCGCGGCGGAGCGCGCCGCGGCCGGTGCCAGTGGTGCTCCGTCCACCCCAGCTCCGTCGCCCGCGCTCGAGAACATTTCTCACGGGCAGCTCCAGGTGCGCTCGGCCATGCTGCCAGACCACCCGTCCCTGTCCGACGACCCTGACAAGCCGTCCACCTATGTCTGCACCCCACATCCGCTCATGGAGGGCCGTGGCGTGCCCAAGCAGTTCTACGGCAAACTACACATCGTGCCAAGGCACTCAG ATTGGTTCATACCGACGACGGTGCACAGGTTGGAGAGGCAGGTGGTGCCACAATACTTCTCAGGGAAGTCCCAAGGGCACACACCAGAGAAGTACATGATGTTAAGGAATAAAGTGATTGCGAAGTATTTGGAGCGACCTGAGAAGCGACttgtgtttgccgagtgccagggGCTTGTCACAAGCACGGCTGAATTGTATGACCTGAGTAGGATACTTAGGTTCTTGGAAAGTTGGGGGATCATTAATTACCTAGCAGCCGGGTCTGCGCACCGGGGCCTGAGGATGGCAGCATCGCTAATCAAGGAGGAGACAACAGGGGAACTGCAGCTGGTATCTGCACCAATGAAATCGATTGATGGTTTGATTTTGTTTGACCGGCCAAAATGCAGTATCCGGGCTGAGGATATAGCTTCTGTGGTGTCAACTTCATCTGCTCCAGTGGTGGCAAATGGTGATGCTGCTGCAGATTTGGATGAGAAGATCTGGGAGCACTTATCAGAGAGTTCTTGTAGTTTCTGCTCAAAACCTTTGACCGACTTGCACTACGAATCACAAAAGGAG GCAAACATTTTTCTTTGTTCAGATTGCTTCCACAATGCAAGATTTGTTCCTGGGCACTCAAGCTTAGATTTTCAGAGAATGGATGGGACAAAAGATGGATCAGACACTGATGGGGACAGATGGACTGATCAGGAAACTTTACTGTTGTTGGAGGGCATAGAGAAGTTCAATGATAACTGGAATCATATTGCGGAGCATGTTGGAACAAAGTCAAAGGCACAATGTATTCATCATTTTATTCGTCTTCCTGTGGAAGATGGTTGGTTAGAGAACATTGAAGTGCCAGAAGCATCCCTTCCATTCAGAATGCAAAGCAATGGATTTTTGCATTCAGATTCCAATGGTAGTACTTCAG GTTGCTTTCCTCAAAGTAGCCAACCTAGAAACCAGATTCCATTCATTAATTCTGCTAATCCAGTCATGTCACTG GTTGCATTTTTGGCCTCTAAAGTAGGACCAAGAGTTGCAGCATCCTGTGCAAGTGCAGCATTATCTGTTTTGACAAGAGATGATTCCAG GATGTGTTCAGAAGGCATTGATGCTATAGGTCATGCTGCTCATCGTAACTACG AACCCTCATCATCCATCTCTCATGAAGCTGTCAAAAACGCTGCAATGTGTGGCTtgtcagcagcagcaacaaagaGTAAACTTTTTGCAGATCAGGAGGAGCGTGAAATTCAGAGATTAGCTGCCACCATCATAAATCATCAG TTAAAGAGAttggagttgaagttgaagcagTTTGCTGAGGTTGAGACCATGCTCTTGAAGGAAAGCGAGCGGCTTGAGGGGATGAGGCAGCAGCTGGCAGCTCAGCGTGCCCGGATGTTGTCAGCTCGGTTTGCTTCCACAGGAGGCACTCTACCGGGAGGCAGCAGTACCATGGCTTCAAATCCAATGAACCAGGTCACCAGCCCTAGACCACCGTTAATGCCAAGCTCAATGCCACAGTCCAGCATGCCGGCATTGTACACCAATAACATGCAGGGGCACCCCCAGATGGccctgctgcagcagcagcggcaaCAGATGCTCTCGTTCGGGCCTCGCTTGCCGCTCTCAGCAATCCATCCTGGCTCATCCTCGTCGGCGCCCAACATCATGTTCAACCCTGGGATGCCCAATCCGGCAAGTCCTAATCACCATCCCTTGTTGAGACCACCCTCAGGGAACAATTCGAATGTAGGTTAG
- the LOC133906242 gene encoding SWI/SNF complex subunit SWI3C homolog isoform X1, giving the protein MPRKASSSADARSNWRKRKRTANPSPSKQPADHSDDSDSAAATNGFGGGDDDAPHAASANGGGGTLAAAAAGDDDTVLDLREAEVFSSAEPVSGFPAAVRRAVGRPHPSVLAVVAAERAAAGASGAPSTPAPSPALENISHGQLQVRSAMLPDHPSLSDDPDKPSTYVCTPHPLMEGRGVPKQFYGKLHIVPRHSDWFIPTTVHRLERQVVPQYFSGKSQGHTPEKYMMLRNKVIAKYLERPEKRLVFAECQGLVTSTAELYDLSRILRFLESWGIINYLAAGSAHRGLRMAASLIKEETTGELQLVSAPMKSIDGLILFDRPKCSIRAEDIASVVSTSSAPVVANGDAAADLDEKIWEHLSESSCSFCSKPLTDLHYESQKEANIFLCSDCFHNARFVPGHSSLDFQRMDGTKDGSDTDGDRWTDQETLLLLEGIEKFNDNWNHIAEHVGTKSKAQCIHHFIRLPVEDGWLENIEVPEASLPFRMQSNGFLHSDSNGSTSGCFPQSSQPRNQIPFINSANPVMSLVAFLASKVGPRVAASCASAALSVLTRDDSRMCSEGIDAIGHAAHRNYGNCFVPQIWNSLLMIYGKCFVLLSYCAEIIVKHNQSSSETEPSSSISHEAVKNAAMCGLSAAATKSKLFADQEEREIQRLAATIINHQLKRLELKLKQFAEVETMLLKESERLEGMRQQLAAQRARMLSARFASTGGTLPGGSSTMASNPMNQVTSPRPPLMPSSMPQSSMPALYTNNMQGHPQMALLQQQRQQMLSFGPRLPLSAIHPGSSSSAPNIMFNPGMPNPASPNHHPLLRPPSGNNSNVG; this is encoded by the exons ACCACTCCGACGACTCCGACTCCGCCGCAGCCACGAACggcttcggcggcggcgacgacgacgcgcCCCACGCCGCTTCCGCCAACGGGGGCGGAGGAACCCTagcagctgccgccgccggcgatgaCGACACCGTGCTCGACCTCCGCGAGGCGGAGGTGTTCTCCTCCGCCGAGCCCGTCTCCGGCTTCCCCGCCGCAGTCCGACGCGCCGTCGGCCGGCCCCACCCCTCGGTGCTTGCTGTCGTCGCGGCGGAGCGCGCCGCGGCCGGTGCCAGTGGTGCTCCGTCCACCCCAGCTCCGTCGCCCGCGCTCGAGAACATTTCTCACGGGCAGCTCCAGGTGCGCTCGGCCATGCTGCCAGACCACCCGTCCCTGTCCGACGACCCTGACAAGCCGTCCACCTATGTCTGCACCCCACATCCGCTCATGGAGGGCCGTGGCGTGCCCAAGCAGTTCTACGGCAAACTACACATCGTGCCAAGGCACTCAG ATTGGTTCATACCGACGACGGTGCACAGGTTGGAGAGGCAGGTGGTGCCACAATACTTCTCAGGGAAGTCCCAAGGGCACACACCAGAGAAGTACATGATGTTAAGGAATAAAGTGATTGCGAAGTATTTGGAGCGACCTGAGAAGCGACttgtgtttgccgagtgccagggGCTTGTCACAAGCACGGCTGAATTGTATGACCTGAGTAGGATACTTAGGTTCTTGGAAAGTTGGGGGATCATTAATTACCTAGCAGCCGGGTCTGCGCACCGGGGCCTGAGGATGGCAGCATCGCTAATCAAGGAGGAGACAACAGGGGAACTGCAGCTGGTATCTGCACCAATGAAATCGATTGATGGTTTGATTTTGTTTGACCGGCCAAAATGCAGTATCCGGGCTGAGGATATAGCTTCTGTGGTGTCAACTTCATCTGCTCCAGTGGTGGCAAATGGTGATGCTGCTGCAGATTTGGATGAGAAGATCTGGGAGCACTTATCAGAGAGTTCTTGTAGTTTCTGCTCAAAACCTTTGACCGACTTGCACTACGAATCACAAAAGGAG GCAAACATTTTTCTTTGTTCAGATTGCTTCCACAATGCAAGATTTGTTCCTGGGCACTCAAGCTTAGATTTTCAGAGAATGGATGGGACAAAAGATGGATCAGACACTGATGGGGACAGATGGACTGATCAGGAAACTTTACTGTTGTTGGAGGGCATAGAGAAGTTCAATGATAACTGGAATCATATTGCGGAGCATGTTGGAACAAAGTCAAAGGCACAATGTATTCATCATTTTATTCGTCTTCCTGTGGAAGATGGTTGGTTAGAGAACATTGAAGTGCCAGAAGCATCCCTTCCATTCAGAATGCAAAGCAATGGATTTTTGCATTCAGATTCCAATGGTAGTACTTCAG GTTGCTTTCCTCAAAGTAGCCAACCTAGAAACCAGATTCCATTCATTAATTCTGCTAATCCAGTCATGTCACTG GTTGCATTTTTGGCCTCTAAAGTAGGACCAAGAGTTGCAGCATCCTGTGCAAGTGCAGCATTATCTGTTTTGACAAGAGATGATTCCAG GATGTGTTCAGAAGGCATTGATGCTATAGGTCATGCTGCTCATCGTAACTACGGTAACTGCTTTGTTCCCCAAATTTGGAATTCTCTCCTGATGATTTACGGTAAATGCTTTGTTTTACTATCTTATTGTGCAGAGATTATTGTAAAACACAATCAATCTTCTTCTGAAACAGAACCCTCATCATCCATCTCTCATGAAGCTGTCAAAAACGCTGCAATGTGTGGCTtgtcagcagcagcaacaaagaGTAAACTTTTTGCAGATCAGGAGGAGCGTGAAATTCAGAGATTAGCTGCCACCATCATAAATCATCAG TTAAAGAGAttggagttgaagttgaagcagTTTGCTGAGGTTGAGACCATGCTCTTGAAGGAAAGCGAGCGGCTTGAGGGGATGAGGCAGCAGCTGGCAGCTCAGCGTGCCCGGATGTTGTCAGCTCGGTTTGCTTCCACAGGAGGCACTCTACCGGGAGGCAGCAGTACCATGGCTTCAAATCCAATGAACCAGGTCACCAGCCCTAGACCACCGTTAATGCCAAGCTCAATGCCACAGTCCAGCATGCCGGCATTGTACACCAATAACATGCAGGGGCACCCCCAGATGGccctgctgcagcagcagcggcaaCAGATGCTCTCGTTCGGGCCTCGCTTGCCGCTCTCAGCAATCCATCCTGGCTCATCCTCGTCGGCGCCCAACATCATGTTCAACCCTGGGATGCCCAATCCGGCAAGTCCTAATCACCATCCCTTGTTGAGACCACCCTCAGGGAACAATTCGAATGTAGGTTAG